A window of Rhodospirillaceae bacterium contains these coding sequences:
- a CDS encoding ABC transporter permease subunit translates to MSFFKKLKPQGSSITIFVPYFWLSLFFLLPLILIFVISLTQTVDLQQPPYSPIITSTEDTVRINLFFGNYLALAEDQLYILSIVNSVKIATVSTFFCLLIGFPMAYGIVRSTPTYRNTLLMMIILPFWTSFLIRVYAWIGILGKENGLLNGLLLWLGIIDKPLDIIYSDLAVYIGIVYSYLPFMILPLYATLEKLDNTLLEAAADLGSKPANTFFTITVPLTMPGIIAGCLLVFIPAVGEFVIPELLGDASSPLIGQQVRNVFSYDWPMASTLAMMVLLVLVVPIFIFQYLQNKQTVAK, encoded by the coding sequence GTGTCTTTTTTTAAGAAACTAAAGCCGCAAGGTTCCTCTATTACTATTTTCGTTCCATATTTCTGGCTTTCTTTATTTTTCTTATTACCGCTGATTCTGATATTTGTGATCAGTCTAACCCAAACGGTTGACCTCCAGCAACCTCCTTATAGCCCAATTATTACCTCAACCGAAGATACAGTTCGGATTAACTTATTCTTTGGTAACTATCTTGCCCTTGCAGAAGATCAGCTTTACATTTTATCTATTGTCAATTCCGTGAAGATCGCCACCGTATCAACATTTTTCTGTTTGCTGATTGGTTTCCCAATGGCGTACGGGATTGTCCGTAGTACCCCTACATATCGTAATACCTTGCTGATGATGATTATCTTGCCTTTTTGGACATCATTTCTTATTCGTGTCTACGCTTGGATCGGTATTCTAGGGAAAGAAAATGGGTTATTGAACGGCTTGCTATTATGGCTGGGGATTATTGACAAACCACTGGATATTATTTACAGCGATTTGGCTGTTTATATAGGTATTGTTTATTCTTATCTGCCTTTCATGATACTACCCCTATATGCCACATTAGAAAAACTAGATAACACCTTATTGGAAGCAGCCGCAGATTTGGGTAGTAAGCCCGCAAATACATTTTTTACGATTACTGTACCCTTGACAATGCCTGGAATTATTGCTGGTTGCCTACTCGTTTTTATTCCAGCGGTCGGCGAGTTTGTTATCCCCGAATTACTGGGCGATGCCAGCAGCCCGCTGATTGGGCAACAGGTCAGAAATGTATTCAGCTATGATTGGCCAATGGCCTCAACCCTGGCAATGATGGTTCTTCTAGTCTTGGTAGTCCCAATTTTTATTTTCCAATATCTACAAAACAAGCAGACGGTGGCCAAATGA
- a CDS encoding ABC transporter permease subunit, which translates to MKRGLSWFVFISLILGFVFLYAPILVLIVFSFNKSKLVTVWQEFSFDSYINLLHNQQILDAAWVSLKVASISATLAAILGTMCGYVLSRFSRFRGRILFLGLVSAPLVMPEVITGLAMLLMFIQLDQILQSVFGIEPVGRGLITLIIAHTTFATAYVAVVVQSRLAGFDRSLEEAAADLGAKPYKVFFFITLPIIAPGIIAGWLLAFTLSLDDVVISDFTSGPGASTLPLVIFSKVRLGISPEINALATILILIVGTGIIAANIIGNHRAKRERREMQIALTEKAVP; encoded by the coding sequence ATGAAACGCGGTCTTTCATGGTTCGTTTTCATCTCATTAATATTGGGTTTTGTATTTCTTTACGCACCAATCTTAGTCTTAATCGTCTTTTCTTTTAACAAATCAAAACTGGTAACAGTATGGCAGGAATTTTCCTTCGATTCTTATATCAACCTTCTTCATAATCAACAAATTTTGGATGCCGCTTGGGTCAGTTTAAAAGTAGCCTCAATATCAGCAACCTTGGCGGCAATTCTGGGTACCATGTGTGGGTATGTTTTATCACGCTTTAGCCGGTTTCGTGGCCGCATCTTATTCCTGGGGCTTGTTAGTGCCCCACTTGTTATGCCGGAAGTTATCACCGGTTTGGCAATGTTATTAATGTTCATTCAGTTGGATCAAATTCTTCAAAGTGTTTTTGGCATTGAACCTGTTGGCAGAGGCCTTATCACTTTAATTATTGCTCACACAACCTTTGCAACAGCTTATGTGGCTGTCGTTGTACAGTCACGTTTGGCTGGATTTGATCGATCCTTGGAGGAAGCAGCAGCTGATTTGGGTGCGAAACCCTATAAAGTGTTCTTTTTTATCACCCTACCCATTATTGCCCCCGGTATTATTGCTGGCTGGCTACTGGCATTCACTTTATCTTTGGATGACGTGGTTATTAGTGATTTTACCTCTGGCCCCGGTGCCTCGACCCTGCCATTAGTTATTTTTTCTAAAGTCAGGTTAGGGATAAGCCCCGAGATTAATGCGCTGGCTACCATCCTCATTTTGATTGTTGGCACTGGTATTATCGCCGCAAATATTATTGGTAACCATCGGGCAAAAAGAGAACGGCGAGAAATGCAAATAGCCTTGACAGAAAAAGCTGTCCCGTAA
- the aguB gene encoding N-carbamoylputrescine amidase has product MAKMTVAATQFACTENTERNVETAERITRLAAKEGANIILLPELFETPYFCKDQKQSFFSLAKPVDNHPTIQRMQQLAAELKVVLPISFFEQANNAYFNSVVMIDADGEILGLYRKSHIPDGPGYQEKFYFTPGDTGFRVWSTAYAKIGLGICWDQWFPELARSLALQGAEMILYPTAIGSEPQDATIDSRDHWQRTMQGHAAANIIPVIASNRIGLEKGENFQMTFYGSSFITDATGAKIAEGDRQTESVITASFDLEKIKLQRASWGLFRDRRPELYTRILSYDGKDSIL; this is encoded by the coding sequence ATGGCCAAAATGACAGTGGCAGCAACGCAGTTCGCCTGCACAGAAAACACGGAACGGAACGTTGAAACTGCCGAACGCATTACCAGATTAGCTGCAAAAGAGGGGGCAAATATTATCTTACTGCCGGAATTGTTTGAAACCCCTTATTTCTGTAAAGACCAAAAACAATCTTTCTTTTCCTTGGCAAAGCCGGTCGATAACCACCCTACCATCCAACGCATGCAGCAACTAGCCGCTGAATTGAAAGTGGTTTTACCGATCAGTTTTTTTGAACAAGCGAATAATGCGTATTTTAACTCGGTGGTCATGATTGATGCGGATGGGGAAATTCTTGGTTTATACCGAAAATCCCATATTCCAGACGGGCCAGGTTATCAAGAAAAATTTTATTTTACCCCAGGAGATACGGGATTCCGGGTTTGGAGTACGGCCTATGCTAAAATAGGACTAGGGATTTGTTGGGATCAATGGTTCCCTGAATTAGCTCGCTCCCTTGCGCTTCAAGGCGCAGAAATGATCCTTTATCCGACCGCCATCGGTAGTGAGCCGCAAGATGCAACCATTGACAGTCGCGATCATTGGCAACGCACCATGCAAGGCCATGCCGCCGCCAATATCATCCCAGTGATCGCCTCTAATCGTATTGGTTTGGAAAAAGGCGAAAATTTTCAAATGACTTTTTATGGGTCTTCTTTCATCACCGACGCTACCGGGGCAAAAATTGCAGAAGGTGACAGGCAAACGGAAAGCGTTATCACTGCCTCTTTTGATTTGGAAAAAATTAAGCTGCAACGCGCTTCATGGGGCCTATTCAGAGATCGCCGCCCAGAATTATACACGCGTATCCTTTCCTATGATGGCAAGGATTCAATATTATAG